From Triticum aestivum cultivar Chinese Spring chromosome 4A, IWGSC CS RefSeq v2.1, whole genome shotgun sequence, a single genomic window includes:
- the LOC123085273 gene encoding uncharacterized protein: MPKTSSSPSPTVAPMNPLLPSSSSSSYLKSHHPPDPDPGSPSPSPCSYLLHVDADDEALIQIPGGPNPSPGGPAAASPALPPVDPTPHISSQFYTFTAASHALMLRCILAGRPAVAEEVRAATSLSVLASWRAVWKDRNEDTAYLTAWKRIQDKLAASADGRHLHFKSNPAQRVSHVGQWLDIVSEAHADPDLLRHLGLKDTVERIRQAWTVGAKFYGIPESFVRVCVAACPVCKAAPAGQPDSAISSPGRGKRRRRFEYTETLDVPARDVPRRLQQLAAKHKVVLCIRQKYIRYKPFMAEVKDYACHRAGVPTSSSGNTVSSSASASEAKKPRGLKREPYQSKRCGCGFRIRAIVPIANYNEKDKSFVYQEEGTAVFKLYAVHSGHEPGPLDGSARIVHRLVGHQGTFEFDPDIYDVNEEGEPSFLIKGDVDVDIDDSHQAVLQQVRELRAEVVSLEGKVAKMHPELLGSLSNELSEVLHRIRKFNLDGNTYQPEETLMMGNEVGGWATGDVSHHLDHHDGAFCKEDDMLDDDDTDFGSSLGPIVSWDRMAAECEDRKMLMGDSPKCDKWMLKENVGDFDEKSILNCGDEDGGEDSKIIKPLMHDDTMVTDSSLLGIQIDGFYSGPKWYDSPVGLDSSGDAGDVSFRHGLV, translated from the coding sequence ATGCCGAagacctcctcgtcgccttcccccaccGTCGCCCCCATGaatcccctcctcccctcctcctcctcctcctcctacctcAAATCCCACCACCCGCCGGACCCGGACCCCGGCTCCCCGAGCCCCAGCCCCTGCAGCTACCTCCTCCACGTCGACGCCGACGACGAGGCGCTGATCCAAATCCCCGGCGGCCCGAACCCTAGCCCGgggggccccgccgccgcctcgcccgcgctGCCGCCCGTCGACCCGACGCCGCACATCTCCTCGCAGTTCTACACCTTCACCGCCGCCTCGCACGCGCTCATGCTGCGCTGCATcctcgccggccgccccgccgtcgccgaggAGGTCCGCGCTGCCACCTCCCTCTCCGTGCTCGCCTCCTGGCGGGCGGTCTGGAAGGACCGCAACGAGGACACCGCCTACCTCACCGCGTGGAAGCGCATCCAGGACAAGCTCGCCGCCTCGGCCGACGGCCGCCACCTCCACTTCAAGTCCAACCCCGCGCAGCGCGTCTCCCATGTCGGCCAGTGGCTGGACATAGTCTCGGAGGCGCACGCGGACCCGGACCTGCTCCGCCACCTCGGCCTCAAGGACACCGTCGAGCGTATCCGGCAGGCCTGGACTGTGGGAGCCAAATTCTATGGTATTCCCGAATCATTTGTCAGGGTATGTGTTGCTGCGTGCCCTGTTTGTAAGGCTGCACCTGCTGGACAGCCTGATTCTGCCATCTCATCGCCAGGACGTGGTAAGCGGCGCCGCAGGTTTGAATATACGGAGACGCTGGATGTGCCGGCACGAGACGTGCCACGCCGGCTACAGCAGCTGGCTGCCAAGCACAAGGTGGTCCTCTGTATTAGGCAGAAGTATATAAGGTATAAGCCATTCATGGCCGAGGTGAAGGATTATGCATGCCATCGTGCTGGAGTGCCAACTTCAAGTAGTGGGAATACTGTGTCCTCTTCAGCCAGCGCCTCTGAGGCGAAGAAGCCACGGGGGCTGAAGCGGGAGCCATACCAATCCAAGAGGTGTGGCTGTGGGTTCCGTATCAGGGCTATTGTGCCCATAGCCAATTATAATGAGAAAGACAAGAGTTTTGTATATCAAGAAGAGGGCACTGCAGTGTTCAAGCTTTACGCCGTGCACTCAGGGCATGAGCCCGGGCCACTTGATGGCAGTGCTCGGATTGTTCACAGGTTAGTTGGGCATCAGGGGACATTTGAGTTTGATCCAGACATATATGATGTCAATGAGGAAGGTGAGCCTAGCTTTTTGATTAAGGGGGATGTAGATGTTGACATTGATGACTCGCATCAGGCAGTCTTGCAGCAAGTCCGGGAGCTCAGAGCAGAGGTGGTCTCCCTAGAAGGGAAGGTGGCTAAGATGCACCCAGAGCTATTGGGTTCTCTTTCCAATGAGCTATCTGAGGTGTTGCACAGGATTAGGAAGTTTAATTTGGATGGCAACACTTACCAGCCAGAGGAGACATTGATGATGGGCAATGAGGTCGGGGGATGGGCGACTGGTGATGTGTCGCACCACTTAGATCATCACGATGGTGCATTCTGCAAGGAGGATGACATGCTTGATGACGATGATACTGATTTTGGTTCGAGCCTTGGGCCCATCGTCTCATGGGATAGAATGGCAGCAGAGTGCGAGGACAGGAAGATGCTAATGGGTGATAGCCCAAAGTGTGATAAGTGGATGCTGAAGGAGAATGTTGGTGACTTTGATGAAAAGAGTATACTTAACTGTGGGGATGAAGATGGTGGCGAGGATTCCAAGATTATTAAGCCATTGATGCATGATGACACCATGGTAACTGACTCAAGTTTGTTAGGCATACAAATAGACGGATTCTACTCTGGGCCCAAGTGGTATGATTCACCTGTAGGTTTAGATTCCAGTGGCGATGCAGGAGATGTCAGTTTTAGACATGGACTTGTGTGA